One window of Halorussus sp. MSC15.2 genomic DNA carries:
- the sufU gene encoding Fe-S cluster assembly sulfur transfer protein SufU, whose product MGMGSDMYRQQILDHYKNPRNYGELEEKTFSHAGENPMCGDEITIDVQLDEDDEVIERVAFRGDGCAISQASASMLSKELKGMSVAEMQELDRDDVIDLLGVDISPMRVKCAVLAEKVVQDGAEIYEGEKDLDKTTTEDDDE is encoded by the coding sequence ATGGGCATGGGCTCGGACATGTATCGCCAGCAGATTCTCGACCACTACAAGAACCCGCGTAACTACGGGGAACTGGAAGAGAAGACGTTCTCTCACGCTGGCGAGAACCCGATGTGTGGCGACGAAATCACGATAGACGTACAACTCGACGAGGACGACGAGGTCATCGAGCGAGTCGCGTTCCGCGGCGACGGCTGCGCCATCAGTCAGGCCAGCGCGAGCATGCTGAGCAAGGAGCTGAAGGGCATGTCCGTCGCGGAGATGCAGGAACTCGACCGCGACGACGTCATCGACCTACTCGGGGTGGACATCAGCCCGATGCGGGTCAAGTGTGCGGTCCTCGCAGAGAAGGTCGTGCAGGACGGTGCGGAGATTTACGAGGGCGAGAAGGACCTCGACAAGACGACGACCGAAGACGACGACGAGTAA
- a CDS encoding HD domain-containing protein, with the protein MRREVRERAETYFDSVSASESSRGSSERSSDGVSPAHDWHHVERVARIAETLTEEYDADEDVLFAAVWLHDIGRAREDRGEIDDHAEWGAREAGEILRDLGADAETVEAVQHCVRAHRYSNDVEPETREAEILSDADNLDALGAVGIARCFSYGGELGSPIHDPDLPPEADDSPVGETQFNHLHKKVLALPERMYTEAGREVAEERRAYVAEFAERFEREVAGDA; encoded by the coding sequence ATGAGACGGGAGGTGCGTGAACGCGCCGAGACGTACTTCGACAGCGTCTCGGCGAGCGAATCGAGCCGAGGCTCGTCAGAGCGAAGCTCTGACGGCGTCTCGCCCGCCCACGACTGGCATCACGTCGAGCGCGTGGCCCGAATCGCCGAGACGCTCACCGAGGAGTACGACGCGGACGAGGACGTGCTGTTCGCGGCGGTCTGGCTCCACGACATCGGCCGAGCGAGGGAGGACCGCGGCGAAATCGACGACCACGCCGAGTGGGGCGCGCGGGAGGCGGGCGAAATCCTCCGGGACCTCGGCGCGGACGCCGAGACCGTCGAGGCGGTCCAGCACTGCGTCCGGGCGCACCGCTACTCCAACGACGTGGAACCCGAGACCCGCGAGGCCGAGATTCTCTCCGACGCAGACAACCTCGACGCGCTCGGCGCGGTCGGAATCGCCCGGTGTTTCTCCTACGGCGGCGAACTCGGCAGTCCGATACACGACCCCGACCTGCCGCCGGAGGCGGACGACAGCCCGGTCGGCGAGACGCAGTTCAACCACCTCCACAAGAAAGTCCTCGCGCTCCCCGAGCGAATGTACACAGAGGCGGGCCGGGAAGTCGCCGAGGAGCGCCGGGCGTACGTTGCCGAGTTCGCCGAGCGATTCGAGCGTGAAGTCGCGGGGGATGCCTAA
- a CDS encoding ABC transporter ATP-binding protein, whose product MIAIQTDGLTKRFDGGVVAVDDLDLRVEEGEVFGFLGPNGAGKSTTIDVLLDYVRPTEGTATVLGMDVRAESEELRKRVGVLPEGFGLYDRLSGRRHLEFATEWKDAADDPDAVLDRVGLDRDDAARSVGDYSKGMRQRLALGMALVGDPDLLVLDEPSAGLDPNGIRRMRELVREEAARGTTVFFSSHVLGQVEAVCDRVGILDDGELVAVDTVEGLRRTVGAGSELRLRVTEPVEFDVTDITGVESAASADGILRVECSDSRAKARVVTRLANAGVEILDVDSEAASLEDVFAAYTTDGGPDTGDEEPVTVKGVSA is encoded by the coding sequence ATGATTGCCATCCAGACGGACGGACTCACTAAACGGTTCGACGGAGGCGTCGTGGCCGTCGACGACCTCGACCTGCGCGTCGAGGAGGGCGAGGTGTTCGGCTTCCTCGGGCCGAACGGCGCGGGCAAATCCACGACCATCGACGTGCTACTGGACTACGTGCGCCCCACCGAGGGGACCGCGACGGTACTCGGTATGGACGTTCGCGCGGAGTCCGAGGAACTGCGGAAACGCGTCGGCGTCCTCCCGGAGGGGTTCGGTCTCTACGACCGCCTCTCGGGACGCCGCCACCTCGAATTCGCGACCGAGTGGAAGGACGCCGCCGACGACCCCGACGCGGTTCTCGACCGGGTCGGACTGGACCGGGACGACGCCGCTCGGTCGGTCGGCGACTACTCGAAGGGCATGCGACAGCGACTCGCGCTCGGGATGGCGCTGGTCGGCGACCCAGACCTGCTCGTCCTCGACGAACCGTCCGCCGGGTTGGACCCCAACGGCATCCGGCGGATGCGGGAACTCGTCCGCGAGGAGGCCGCGCGCGGAACGACGGTGTTCTTCTCCAGCCACGTCCTCGGACAGGTCGAGGCGGTCTGCGACCGCGTGGGAATCCTCGACGACGGCGAACTGGTCGCCGTCGATACCGTCGAAGGGCTTCGGCGGACCGTCGGTGCCGGTTCCGAACTTCGCCTACGCGTGACTGAACCCGTCGAGTTCGACGTGACCGACATCACGGGCGTCGAGTCGGCGGCGTCGGCGGACGGTATCCTCCGCGTCGAGTGTTCGGACTCGCGTGCGAAAGCGCGGGTCGTCACGCGACTCGCGAACGCCGGCGTCGAGATACTCGACGTGGACTCGGAGGCGGCGTCCCTCGAAGACGTGTTCGCGGCGTACACGACGGACGGCGGTCCCGACACTGGGGACGAGGAACCGGTCACCGTGAAGGGGGTGTCGGCGTGA
- the htpX gene encoding zinc metalloprotease HtpX — MKWKADWGLRGRMALTMFLLFALYVAFVGGLLLYFNNIFLAVALLGSFSIAQFFFSDKLALWSMGAKQVSEDEYPELHRTLGRLSQQADLPKPKVAVVDSRVPNAFATGRSQKNSAVAVTTGLMKTLDQDELEGVLAHELAHVKNRDVMVMTIASFLSTIAFLVVRWGWWFGGGNREKGQPQVWVAIAASLVVWIISFLLIRALSRYREFAADRGGATITGKPSALASALMTIDSGMEKVPKDDFREQSEMNAFFIIPIKSDFIGKVFSTHPSTEKRVERLRQLEREM; from the coding sequence ATGAAGTGGAAAGCAGACTGGGGACTCCGGGGACGGATGGCCCTCACGATGTTCCTGCTGTTCGCGCTGTACGTGGCCTTCGTCGGCGGCCTGTTGTTGTACTTCAACAACATCTTCCTCGCGGTCGCACTACTGGGTAGTTTCTCCATCGCCCAGTTCTTCTTCAGCGACAAACTCGCGCTGTGGAGCATGGGCGCGAAGCAGGTCAGCGAGGACGAGTATCCCGAACTCCATCGGACGCTGGGCCGCCTCTCCCAGCAGGCCGACCTGCCGAAACCGAAGGTGGCGGTCGTGGACAGCAGAGTCCCGAACGCGTTCGCCACCGGGCGCTCCCAGAAGAACTCCGCCGTCGCGGTGACGACCGGCCTGATGAAGACGCTCGACCAAGACGAGTTGGAGGGCGTGCTGGCCCACGAACTCGCCCACGTCAAGAACCGCGACGTGATGGTGATGACCATCGCGTCGTTCCTCTCGACCATCGCCTTCCTCGTCGTCCGGTGGGGCTGGTGGTTCGGCGGCGGGAACCGCGAGAAGGGCCAACCGCAGGTCTGGGTCGCTATCGCGGCGTCGCTGGTGGTCTGGATAATCAGCTTCCTGCTCATCAGGGCGCTCTCGCGCTACCGCGAGTTCGCGGCCGACCGCGGGGGCGCGACCATCACGGGCAAGCCCTCGGCGCTGGCCTCGGCGCTGATGACCATCGACAGCGGGATGGAGAAGGTTCCGAAGGACGACTTCCGCGAGCAGTCCGAGATGAACGCCTTCTTCATCATCCCCATCAAGAGCGACTTCATCGGCAAGGTGTTCAGCACGCACCCGAGCACGGAGAAGCGGGTCGAGCGACTTCGCCAACTCGAACGCGAGATGTAG
- a CDS encoding DUF424 domain-containing protein: MILNERETDEGLLVSVCDDDVLGETFEDDGVSLTVTEEFYGGDEADEQTVVDSLARASVANLVGTEAVELAIREGFVDEANVLDVETTRHAQFLRM; the protein is encoded by the coding sequence ATGATACTCAACGAGCGCGAGACCGACGAGGGGTTGCTCGTCTCGGTCTGTGACGACGACGTTCTCGGCGAGACGTTCGAGGACGACGGCGTCTCGCTGACGGTCACCGAAGAGTTCTACGGCGGCGACGAGGCCGACGAACAGACCGTCGTGGACAGTCTCGCCCGCGCCTCGGTCGCCAACCTCGTCGGGACCGAAGCGGTCGAACTCGCGATTCGTGAGGGGTTCGTGGACGAGGCGAACGTCCTCGACGTGGAGACGACCCGTCACGCCCAGTTTCTCCGGATGTAG
- a CDS encoding DUF2243 domain-containing protein — MSRPDRGSGLLLGAGAFGFGLGALLDVVVFHLILQWHHLLSDRIRTTTLDGLRANIYYDGLFSLAMVGVLLVGAGLLWRALNRSAESRSAVRAFGGVLVGTGVFNVFDGIVDHYVLNIHDAVHGTQAFNPHWVGASLLLLGAGILVVTR; from the coding sequence ATGAGTCGGCCCGACCGCGGAAGCGGTCTCCTCCTCGGCGCGGGGGCGTTCGGTTTCGGACTCGGCGCGCTCCTCGACGTGGTGGTCTTCCACCTGATTCTCCAGTGGCATCACCTGCTCTCGGACCGCATTCGGACGACGACTCTGGACGGTCTGCGGGCGAACATCTACTACGACGGCCTGTTCTCGCTGGCCATGGTCGGCGTGCTGCTGGTCGGCGCGGGCCTGCTGTGGCGGGCGCTGAATCGGTCGGCGGAGTCGCGCTCGGCGGTGCGAGCGTTCGGCGGTGTCCTCGTCGGTACCGGAGTGTTCAACGTCTTCGACGGAATCGTGGACCACTACGTGCTGAACATCCACGACGCGGTCCACGGGACGCAGGCGTTCAATCCCCACTGGGTCGGTGCGAGTCTGCTGCTCCTCGGGGCGGGTATTCTGGTCGTGACGAGGTAG
- a CDS encoding tetratricopeptide repeat protein, which produces MTDPEDHDFSEDERFDDPYEGFDLDPPELDVDPDKVDPVDSRVVADLLDQQNVGDNVDVEELIDVGLNYMRINRFEQAADTFERAAQFAPDDSKLEQEAWTNKGAAHAELEEWDAAIGDYREAIRIDEDSEHAATAETNLAYALWESGRSEQALEHAEKAVEIDERFAEAWFNRGFFLLERGLAEDALTSLENAIRLGLRNSQILDEKARALEELGQYDEAEEIAEEAEELREQAEQELIDEQEEQRRQQ; this is translated from the coding sequence ATGACTGACCCCGAGGACCACGACTTCTCCGAGGACGAGCGGTTCGACGACCCCTACGAGGGGTTCGACCTCGACCCGCCCGAGTTGGACGTGGACCCCGACAAGGTGGACCCGGTGGACTCCCGCGTCGTCGCCGACCTGCTCGACCAGCAGAACGTCGGCGATAACGTGGACGTGGAGGAACTCATCGACGTGGGCCTGAACTACATGCGAATCAACCGCTTCGAACAGGCCGCCGACACCTTCGAGCGCGCCGCCCAGTTCGCCCCAGACGACAGTAAACTCGAACAGGAAGCGTGGACGAACAAGGGCGCGGCCCACGCCGAACTAGAAGAGTGGGACGCCGCCATCGGCGACTATCGGGAGGCCATCCGCATCGACGAGGACAGCGAACACGCCGCCACCGCCGAGACGAATCTGGCCTACGCCCTCTGGGAGTCCGGCCGGAGCGAACAGGCGCTCGAACACGCCGAGAAGGCGGTCGAAATCGACGAGCGGTTCGCCGAGGCGTGGTTCAACCGCGGGTTCTTCCTGCTCGAACGCGGTCTCGCCGAGGACGCCCTGACCAGCCTCGAAAACGCCATCCGACTCGGCCTGCGCAACTCCCAGATACTGGACGAGAAGGCCCGCGCTCTCGAAGAACTCGGTCAGTACGACGAGGCCGAGGAAATCGCGGAGGAGGCCGAAGAACTCCGCGAACAGGCCGAACAGGAACTCATCGACGAACAGGAGGAACAGCGACGACAGCAATGA
- a CDS encoding CPBP family intramembrane glutamic endopeptidase produces MSHQSPDPVRRIGVATGLTVLGVVLSVLLSIPALAVSLNALAQFGVALVLSELGFVAAALLFLRVTDRDIDSLRIRVPTPSALGVVVAGTVALFVYRLVAILAAQAVGLPLAGNSVTQLAEQGVLNTLLLLVPLSVLVVGPAEELLFRGVIQSYLDGAFSRGAAVVLASVLFALVHLPTTWVATPDLLAVGVTLTILFGLSILLGYLYVWTDNLVVPILVHGLYDALLFGLAYVVLSSDAVSEGGSMVALNV; encoded by the coding sequence ATGTCTCATCAGTCTCCGGACCCCGTCCGTCGCATCGGGGTCGCCACCGGACTCACCGTCCTCGGAGTCGTTCTCAGTGTTCTGTTGTCGATTCCGGCGCTCGCCGTCTCGCTGAACGCGCTCGCGCAGTTCGGCGTCGCGCTCGTCCTCTCGGAACTGGGGTTCGTCGCGGCCGCACTGCTGTTCCTCCGAGTCACCGACCGCGACATCGACTCGCTCCGCATTCGGGTTCCGACTCCGAGCGCGCTCGGGGTCGTCGTCGCGGGAACGGTCGCGCTCTTCGTCTATCGATTGGTCGCCATTCTGGCCGCGCAGGCCGTCGGTCTCCCGCTCGCGGGCAACTCCGTCACGCAACTCGCCGAACAGGGCGTCCTGAACACCCTGCTCCTGCTGGTCCCGCTGTCCGTCCTCGTCGTCGGCCCGGCCGAGGAACTCCTCTTTCGCGGGGTCATCCAGTCGTACCTCGACGGCGCGTTCTCGCGCGGGGCCGCCGTCGTCCTCGCCAGCGTCTTATTCGCGCTGGTCCACCTGCCGACGACGTGGGTCGCTACCCCTGACCTGCTCGCGGTCGGCGTGACGCTGACTATCCTGTTCGGTCTCTCGATTCTGCTCGGGTATCTCTACGTCTGGACCGACAATCTGGTCGTGCCCATTCTGGTTCACGGTCTCTACGACGCCCTGCTGTTCGGACTGGCGTACGTGGTGTTGTCGTCGGACGCGGTTTCGGAGGGCGGTTCGATGGTGGCCCTGAACGTTTAG
- a CDS encoding helix-turn-helix domain-containing protein — MKEARVTIDDSEFDAMGIARLVSLCREAGLRNVEELVCRGTGAVVQVEVETPLDEARLSSLDCVDRWERVAELADTRLYVVAFTAPKLPERLADTADDLVGTCDPAVTDRGATVSFVGPQEAIAGLVEEYETAGVSPDLRKLGAYAGDDRPLDELTDRQREAVRTAYEMGYYEVPREATTEDVAAEFGVDSSTVAEHLQRAERNLLGHHL; from the coding sequence ATGAAGGAGGCCCGCGTCACAATCGACGACTCGGAGTTCGATGCGATGGGAATCGCGCGACTCGTGTCGCTCTGTCGCGAAGCGGGACTTCGGAACGTCGAGGAACTCGTCTGCCGCGGAACCGGTGCCGTCGTGCAGGTGGAGGTGGAGACGCCGCTCGACGAAGCGCGACTCTCGTCGCTCGACTGCGTGGACCGGTGGGAGCGCGTCGCCGAACTGGCCGACACGCGGCTCTACGTCGTCGCGTTCACGGCACCGAAACTCCCCGAACGCCTCGCGGACACCGCGGACGACCTCGTCGGCACCTGCGACCCGGCGGTTACCGACCGCGGTGCGACCGTGTCGTTCGTGGGACCGCAGGAGGCGATAGCCGGTCTCGTCGAGGAGTACGAAACCGCCGGCGTCTCGCCCGACCTCAGAAAACTGGGGGCGTACGCCGGCGACGACCGACCGCTCGACGAGTTGACCGACCGCCAGCGCGAGGCGGTACGGACCGCCTACGAGATGGGGTACTACGAGGTGCCGCGAGAGGCGACGACCGAAGACGTCGCCGCCGAGTTCGGCGTCGATTCCTCGACGGTCGCCGAACATCTCCAGCGCGCCGAGCGAAATCTGTTGGGCCACCACCTGTAG
- a CDS encoding AI-2E family transporter, with the protein MKARTAFAVVLVGTLAVLSILVVRPFLDYLLAAMLVAFVLTPAQRRLAPEIGERVSALLLVAVTVVLFVGPAAFLIRAALEGVGDVPTSLSELPTFQSAERFVERTFGVQIGPQVSGFIESLGSMVAERSSSLASTGVHVFLGVLLFLFLLYYLLKDGDTLVRWAKDVTPLPEDVQNRLYGAAEEVTWAVLKGHVFVASLQGFVSGLGLFALGVPDAAFWTVVMMFLAMVPIVGVAPVMGGATIYLVVEGRPLAAALLVVYGMTVVAITDDYLRALVIDKESSLHSGVVLLGVFGAAYFLGAIGIFVGPIILALFKATVEVFEEYYDLA; encoded by the coding sequence ATGAAGGCCCGAACCGCGTTCGCAGTCGTTCTAGTCGGCACTCTCGCGGTTCTCTCGATACTCGTCGTCAGGCCGTTCCTCGATTATCTCCTCGCGGCGATGCTAGTGGCGTTCGTACTCACACCGGCCCAGCGGCGGTTAGCACCGGAAATCGGGGAGCGGGTCTCCGCACTCTTGCTCGTCGCCGTGACGGTCGTCCTCTTCGTTGGACCGGCCGCGTTCCTGATTCGGGCCGCGTTGGAAGGCGTCGGCGACGTGCCGACGAGTCTGAGCGAACTCCCCACGTTTCAGTCGGCCGAGCGATTCGTCGAGCGAACCTTCGGCGTTCAAATCGGACCCCAAGTCAGTGGGTTCATCGAGAGTCTCGGGTCGATGGTCGCCGAGCGGAGTTCCAGTCTGGCGAGTACCGGCGTCCATGTCTTCCTCGGCGTTCTCCTGTTCCTATTCCTGCTCTACTACCTGCTCAAAGACGGTGATACCCTCGTTCGCTGGGCCAAAGACGTCACACCGCTTCCGGAAGACGTGCAGAACCGACTCTACGGCGCGGCCGAGGAAGTGACGTGGGCGGTCCTGAAGGGCCACGTCTTCGTCGCCTCTCTACAGGGGTTCGTCTCCGGACTCGGTCTCTTCGCGCTCGGAGTCCCCGACGCCGCCTTCTGGACGGTCGTGATGATGTTTCTGGCGATGGTCCCGATAGTCGGCGTCGCTCCGGTCATGGGCGGTGCGACCATCTATCTCGTCGTGGAGGGGCGACCGCTCGCCGCCGCTCTGCTGGTCGTCTACGGGATGACGGTCGTCGCGATTACCGACGACTACCTGCGAGCGCTCGTCATCGACAAGGAGTCGTCGCTTCACTCCGGGGTCGTCCTCCTCGGCGTGTTCGGTGCGGCGTACTTCCTCGGGGCTATCGGTATCTTCGTCGGCCCCATCATCCTCGCGCTGTTCAAGGCGACCGTCGAGGTGTTCGAGGAGTACTACGACCTCGCGTGA
- a CDS encoding ABC transporter permease subunit, translating into MTATWADVARKDFEDAVRSKLLWGIIAVFVAFLVMSLLSAEQLFPDPVTVDAAMALTGVAMLAQLFVPGIALVAGYMSVVGERRSGSLRVLLSYPFSRFDVVVGKLAGRGLVTGTALAVGFAAASVLVVVLYGAPDAATFAGFVAAGVLVGLTFTGVAVGGSAAAATRGRAMTLTIGSFVGMVFFWKPVAVGAYYAVTGSVPGLRAEPWYFLLKRLNPLEAYRVLAGAALDRRVSEVPQFPLEDVPATATPEQLALANRLAGDVPFYLEDWFSAVVLVAWGVVPVVAGYWRFQDADL; encoded by the coding sequence GTGACGGCGACTTGGGCGGACGTGGCCCGCAAGGACTTCGAGGACGCCGTGCGCTCGAAGCTTCTCTGGGGAATCATCGCGGTCTTCGTGGCCTTCCTCGTGATGTCGCTGCTCTCGGCCGAACAGCTCTTTCCGGACCCCGTGACCGTCGACGCCGCGATGGCGCTGACGGGGGTGGCGATGCTGGCGCAACTGTTCGTCCCGGGTATCGCACTGGTCGCGGGCTACATGTCCGTGGTCGGCGAGCGCCGGTCGGGGAGCCTGCGGGTGTTGCTGAGCTACCCGTTCTCCCGGTTCGACGTGGTGGTGGGGAAGCTCGCCGGGCGAGGACTTGTCACCGGCACGGCGCTAGCGGTCGGGTTCGCCGCGGCCAGCGTCCTCGTCGTGGTACTGTACGGTGCCCCCGACGCCGCGACGTTCGCGGGGTTCGTCGCCGCCGGCGTACTGGTCGGTCTGACGTTCACGGGAGTGGCCGTCGGCGGGTCCGCCGCGGCGGCGACCCGGGGCCGGGCGATGACGCTCACCATCGGGTCGTTCGTCGGGATGGTGTTCTTCTGGAAACCGGTGGCCGTCGGGGCCTACTACGCGGTTACCGGCTCGGTCCCCGGTCTCCGCGCCGAACCGTGGTACTTCCTCCTGAAGCGCCTCAACCCGCTCGAAGCGTACCGCGTCCTCGCCGGCGCGGCCCTCGACCGGCGGGTGAGCGAGGTTCCCCAGTTCCCCCTCGAAGACGTCCCGGCCACCGCCACGCCCGAGCAACTCGCACTCGCCAACCGTCTCGCCGGCGACGTTCCGTTCTACCTCGAAGACTGGTTCTCGGCGGTCGTGTTGGTCGCGTGGGGCGTCGTACCGGTCGTCGCGGGGTACTGGCGGTTCCAAGACGCCGACCTCTAG
- a CDS encoding LVIVD repeat-containing protein has product MAQDWAPSTTASRRTVLELLGAAVATTGSVGAAAARDQSASGTLEKVGHSLLSNVEGGYTEAAIRDDGRFGLTGSFLGSGGSYLVDLEDPSDPTEVHRLPSSPLVRNADVKFDSRDGLYYRSEEPNRGDVTVDGVAVIDYGFAEGSPEEPVFLSQLNAGPTHNLFPHPNAPVVYTVNAHHGEFGLDVFDVSDPANPEKVRVAGPPGELHDVVVDPENEHMHAAYIGGETRGYVILDVSDPLKPAEIGRFSYERKPTYSDAGIVGFENCHFADYDPERGIGIVGDEMAYGIPGGKHFFDIGWKDGSPSDPRHVGFTRSPNAEMMNPDPDEDGEVEGWESYDWTTHNHDVVPRGDRSLLVSGDYLEGMVLYDVTDPTNPTPVDRYATDDMADQAEGPIFGVGGAPFCWGGNYNRERDLVFASDMVTGVYTFRVNA; this is encoded by the coding sequence ATGGCACAAGATTGGGCGCCATCCACGACAGCATCCCGACGCACGGTCCTCGAACTCCTCGGCGCGGCGGTAGCGACGACAGGGAGCGTCGGCGCGGCGGCCGCGCGCGACCAGTCAGCGAGCGGTACGCTGGAGAAGGTCGGTCACTCGCTGCTCTCGAACGTCGAAGGGGGATACACCGAGGCCGCCATTCGAGACGACGGTCGGTTCGGTCTCACGGGGAGTTTCTTGGGGAGCGGGGGGAGTTACCTCGTCGACCTCGAAGACCCGAGCGACCCGACGGAAGTCCACCGACTCCCGTCGTCGCCGCTGGTCAGGAACGCCGACGTGAAGTTCGACAGTCGAGACGGACTCTACTACCGGTCGGAGGAACCGAACAGGGGCGACGTGACGGTGGACGGCGTCGCCGTTATCGACTACGGGTTCGCCGAAGGGTCCCCCGAAGAGCCGGTCTTCCTCTCGCAACTCAACGCCGGGCCGACGCACAACCTCTTCCCGCACCCGAACGCGCCGGTCGTGTACACAGTGAACGCCCATCACGGCGAGTTCGGCTTGGACGTCTTCGACGTCAGCGACCCCGCCAACCCGGAGAAAGTACGGGTGGCCGGACCGCCGGGCGAACTTCACGACGTCGTCGTCGACCCGGAGAACGAACACATGCACGCGGCGTACATCGGCGGGGAGACGCGAGGCTACGTCATCCTCGACGTGAGCGACCCACTGAAGCCCGCGGAAATCGGCCGGTTCAGCTACGAGAGGAAGCCGACGTACAGCGACGCGGGAATCGTCGGGTTCGAGAACTGCCACTTCGCGGACTACGACCCCGAGCGGGGAATCGGAATCGTGGGCGACGAGATGGCGTACGGCATCCCCGGCGGAAAGCACTTCTTCGACATCGGCTGGAAGGACGGGTCGCCGAGCGACCCGAGACACGTCGGGTTCACCCGGTCGCCAAACGCCGAAATGATGAACCCCGACCCCGACGAGGACGGCGAGGTCGAGGGATGGGAGTCCTACGACTGGACGACGCACAACCACGACGTGGTGCCGAGGGGCGACCGGTCGCTGCTCGTCAGCGGCGACTACCTCGAAGGGATGGTCCTCTACGACGTGACGGACCCGACGAACCCGACGCCCGTGGACCGGTACGCCACGGACGACATGGCCGACCAAGCCGAAGGGCCGATATTCGGCGTGGGGGGCGCGCCGTTCTGCTGGGGCGGTAACTACAACCGGGAGCGCGACCTCGTGTTCGCCAGCGACATGGTCACGGGCGTGTACACGTTCCGGGTCAACGCGTAG
- a CDS encoding aminotransferase class V-fold PLP-dependent enzyme produces the protein MQQSDALDVARIREDFPILQREFDGQQVVYLDNGATSQKPNQVIDAIADYYRNYNANVHRGIHQLSQEASIAYEEAHDTVAEFVGADGREEMIFTKNTTEAENLVAYAWGLNELGPGDEIVLTEMEHHASLVTWQQIGEKTGADVKYIPVTEDGYLDMDAAAELITDDTEMVSVLHVSNTLGTVNPVSELADLAHDHDSYIFVDGAQSVPNRPVDVKDIDADFYAFSAHKMVGPTGVGGLYGKREILEAMEPFQYGGDMIKKVTFDEAKWNDLPWKFEAGTPVIAQGIGFAEAVEYLEDVGMDAIRRHEETLAEYALDRMAEFDDIEIYGPTDPTDRGGLVAFNLDGVHAHDLASIMNDHAVAIRAGDHCTQPLHDKLGVAASARASFYLYNTTDEIDELMEAIDSARQLFA, from the coding sequence CTGCAACAATCGGACGCGCTCGACGTGGCCCGAATCCGGGAGGACTTCCCTATCCTGCAACGGGAGTTCGACGGCCAGCAGGTCGTCTACCTCGACAACGGCGCGACGAGTCAGAAGCCGAATCAGGTCATCGACGCCATCGCCGACTACTACCGCAACTACAACGCCAACGTCCACCGCGGCATCCACCAGTTGAGCCAAGAAGCCTCCATCGCCTACGAGGAGGCCCACGACACGGTGGCCGAGTTCGTCGGCGCGGACGGCCGCGAGGAGATGATTTTCACGAAGAACACCACCGAGGCCGAGAATCTCGTGGCCTACGCGTGGGGCCTCAACGAACTCGGGCCGGGCGACGAAATCGTCCTGACCGAGATGGAACACCACGCCTCGCTGGTGACGTGGCAACAAATCGGCGAGAAGACCGGCGCGGACGTGAAGTACATCCCCGTGACCGAAGACGGCTACCTCGACATGGACGCCGCCGCCGAACTGATTACCGACGACACCGAGATGGTCAGCGTCCTCCACGTCTCGAACACGCTCGGGACCGTCAACCCCGTCTCGGAACTGGCCGACCTCGCCCACGACCACGACTCGTACATCTTCGTGGACGGCGCGCAGTCGGTGCCTAACCGTCCGGTGGACGTGAAGGACATCGACGCCGACTTCTACGCCTTCTCGGCCCACAAGATGGTCGGCCCGACCGGCGTCGGCGGTCTCTACGGCAAGCGCGAAATCCTCGAGGCGATGGAACCGTTCCAGTACGGCGGCGACATGATAAAGAAAGTCACCTTCGACGAGGCCAAGTGGAACGACCTGCCGTGGAAGTTCGAGGCCGGGACGCCCGTCATCGCGCAGGGCATCGGCTTCGCCGAAGCGGTCGAGTACCTCGAAGACGTGGGCATGGACGCGATTCGCCGCCACGAGGAGACGCTGGCGGAGTACGCCCTCGACCGGATGGCCGAGTTCGACGACATCGAAATCTACGGTCCGACCGACCCGACCGACCGCGGCGGACTCGTCGCGTTCAACCTCGACGGGGTCCACGCCCACGACCTCGCCTCCATCATGAACGACCACGCGGTCGCCATCCGGGCGGGCGACCACTGCACCCAACCGCTCCACGACAAACTCGGCGTCGCGGCCTCCGCGCGGGCGTCGTTCTACCTCTACAACACCACCGACGAAATCGACGAACTGATGGAGGCCATCGACAGCGCGCGGCAGTTGTTCGCCTAA